The Azospirillaceae bacterium genome has a segment encoding these proteins:
- a CDS encoding phosphoribosyltransferase family protein: MIGQVFHDRTEAGRRLAERLAGLARAAPVVLALPRGGVPVGREVADMLGAPLDLLLVRKVGAPCHPELAIGAVAGGTAEPEVYRDEGLVSRLGVPDVWFAAEAARELAEIDRRRAEYLQGRPPLDLSGRTVIVVDDGVATGASIRLALRAARRQRPARLVMAVPVAAPSTLARLADETDEIVAVLTPEDFAAVGQFYIDFHQLNDAEVKRLLHGPSVRQRPIGRAG; this comes from the coding sequence ATGATCGGCCAAGTGTTCCATGATCGCACAGAGGCGGGCCGCCGACTTGCGGAGCGTCTTGCAGGTCTGGCCAGGGCGGCGCCGGTCGTACTCGCGCTGCCGCGGGGCGGTGTGCCTGTCGGCCGGGAAGTCGCCGACATGCTCGGCGCGCCGCTGGACCTTCTGCTCGTGCGCAAGGTCGGGGCGCCTTGCCACCCCGAACTCGCGATCGGCGCAGTGGCGGGTGGCACGGCCGAACCCGAGGTGTACCGCGACGAAGGGTTGGTTTCGCGCCTGGGGGTGCCCGATGTGTGGTTCGCCGCCGAGGCGGCCCGGGAGCTGGCCGAAATCGACCGAAGGCGCGCCGAGTATCTGCAGGGCCGTCCGCCCCTCGACCTTTCCGGGCGGACGGTGATCGTGGTGGACGATGGGGTCGCCACGGGCGCGAGCATCCGGCTTGCACTCAGGGCCGCACGCCGACAGCGACCGGCCCGCCTCGTCATGGCCGTACCCGTTGCGGCGCCGTCCACGCTGGCCCGCCTGGCGGACGAGACGGACGAAATCGTGGCGGTCCTGACGCCCGAGGACTTCGCCGCCGTGGGCCAATTCTATATCGACTTCCACCAGTTGAACGATGCCGAGGTCAAGCGGCTGCTGCATGGTCCGTCCGTGCGGCAACGGCCCATTGGACGGGCCGGCTGA
- a CDS encoding PAS domain S-box protein: MSVLKGQRIVLLSAAAVAIALWFGVAAFLKIERDAMLAAAERDVANLAAGFSEQTDWVLAATELFLNAVKADVEEEGEAFDLVRTLRRHPLPLGDVATEVAIVGADGFLSASNLDVGVVRPNHLDRAHVRVHLERDTGEVYVGPPIVVRPSGRWSIPISRRMNAPDGSFGGVALVLVNPFRLAASYRSLDLGSGGVVTLIGLDQIVRARSVNGPADSRGLGQAFPDARLFSELKRAPEGAYWSPAVANGGELVFGYKAVRRFPLVATVVRPKDEILAPWRSLAFRTVSAAVATTLIGALLAAWLAVEVRRRARAVQAVADRETLLRTVFESVPDHLYVMQLGRDGFPILEMVNSAGAAYLGGTPETIAGRSLGALMPLEVARNTRARFLACLEAGGPLRFETSSTWTGTQRDWEIVQAPIMGTDGPTRVVGMSREVTERNRREQILTEREALYRLLADNVNDMIALHTQDGTCLYMSPSCERILGHKPEDMVGMSPFHFVHPEDVEKLAEALGQVITSPEITVVLRFRMRRADGGYTMLETIGRYIGDGQAPKIVAVSRDVTMRAAEEAELREARVQAEAAARAKSEFLATMSHELRTPLNGIIGFSDLLLSGGLTEEERESYLVMLRDAGHSLLAIVNDVLDFSKIEAGKLELEIVPVHLCSLIEGCVALAGRDADAKGLGVAVEIADDLPERVDGDPVRLRQVLLNLLVNAVKFTETGGVRVHAARAAGAPDRLRVEVVDTGIGISAEVKARLFKSFSQADRTTTRRFGGTGLGLAICRRLVEAMGGAIGVESEPGVGSTFWFELPLSTTAVAEISVPHVASRALGLRVLLAEDNPENRTLATAILRKAGHSVAIAADGAAAVNAAQGGGYDLVFMDLQMPVMDGVEAARAIRALPGDASQVPIVALTANAVADVVARCQAAGMDGYLAKPYLASDLLAAASRYGRKRAHGGTGKQDFAFVPS, translated from the coding sequence GTGTCTGTCCTCAAAGGCCAGCGGATCGTGCTTCTGAGCGCGGCTGCCGTTGCCATTGCCCTCTGGTTCGGCGTTGCCGCGTTCCTGAAGATAGAGCGGGATGCCATGCTCGCCGCTGCGGAGCGCGACGTGGCGAATCTCGCGGCCGGCTTCTCGGAACAGACGGACTGGGTTCTTGCTGCCACCGAACTCTTTTTGAACGCGGTCAAGGCCGATGTCGAAGAGGAAGGGGAGGCGTTCGACCTCGTACGGACGTTGCGCCGCCATCCCTTGCCGCTCGGCGACGTCGCGACCGAGGTCGCGATCGTCGGGGCCGATGGGTTCCTTTCGGCATCCAATCTCGACGTCGGGGTGGTTCGGCCGAACCATCTGGACCGTGCGCACGTCCGCGTCCACCTGGAGCGCGATACCGGCGAGGTGTATGTCGGCCCTCCCATCGTTGTACGCCCGTCCGGCCGGTGGTCGATCCCCATTTCGCGGCGGATGAACGCGCCGGACGGTTCGTTCGGTGGCGTTGCCCTGGTCCTGGTCAACCCATTCCGTCTCGCCGCGTCCTACCGGTCGTTGGATCTCGGTTCCGGCGGCGTGGTGACGCTGATCGGCCTCGACCAGATCGTACGGGCGCGTTCGGTCAACGGCCCCGCGGACTCGCGGGGGCTCGGCCAAGCGTTTCCGGATGCGCGGCTTTTCTCGGAGCTGAAGCGGGCACCGGAGGGCGCCTATTGGTCCCCGGCCGTTGCCAACGGGGGTGAACTGGTGTTCGGCTACAAGGCCGTGCGCCGTTTTCCCCTGGTCGCGACCGTTGTGCGTCCCAAGGACGAGATCCTTGCGCCGTGGCGATCACTGGCTTTCCGGACCGTTTCGGCCGCGGTTGCCACGACGCTGATCGGGGCCCTGCTGGCCGCATGGCTGGCGGTCGAGGTGCGCAGGCGCGCACGTGCGGTCCAGGCCGTGGCGGACCGGGAAACATTGCTGCGCACCGTCTTCGAAAGCGTACCCGACCACCTGTACGTGATGCAGTTGGGCCGGGACGGGTTCCCCATTCTGGAAATGGTGAACTCGGCAGGGGCGGCCTACCTTGGCGGCACCCCGGAGACCATTGCCGGGCGGAGCCTTGGCGCTTTGATGCCGCTGGAGGTCGCCCGCAACACGCGCGCGCGTTTCCTTGCCTGCCTGGAGGCGGGTGGTCCTTTGCGCTTCGAAACGTCCAGCACCTGGACCGGCACGCAACGGGATTGGGAAATCGTACAGGCCCCCATCATGGGGACGGATGGTCCGACCCGGGTCGTCGGGATGAGCCGCGAGGTGACCGAGCGGAACCGCCGCGAGCAGATCCTGACGGAACGGGAGGCGTTGTACCGGCTGCTGGCGGACAATGTGAACGACATGATCGCCTTGCATACGCAGGACGGGACTTGTCTCTACATGTCGCCCTCTTGCGAGCGGATCCTGGGGCACAAGCCCGAGGACATGGTGGGGATGTCGCCTTTCCACTTCGTGCATCCCGAAGACGTGGAGAAGTTGGCCGAGGCGCTCGGCCAAGTCATCACATCCCCCGAAATCACGGTTGTCCTGCGGTTCCGCATGCGCCGGGCGGATGGCGGCTACACGATGCTGGAGACCATTGGCCGGTATATCGGTGACGGCCAAGCGCCCAAAATCGTGGCCGTGAGCCGTGACGTCACAATGCGCGCGGCCGAGGAGGCCGAACTCCGCGAAGCGCGGGTGCAGGCGGAAGCCGCGGCACGGGCGAAGTCGGAATTCCTGGCCACGATGAGCCATGAGTTGCGGACGCCGCTCAACGGCATCATCGGGTTTTCGGACCTGCTGCTGTCCGGTGGCCTGACCGAGGAGGAGCGCGAAAGCTATCTGGTGATGCTGAGGGATGCCGGCCATTCCCTCCTGGCGATCGTCAACGATGTGCTGGACTTCTCGAAGATCGAGGCGGGCAAGCTGGAACTCGAGATTGTTCCCGTGCATCTGTGCAGCCTGATCGAGGGATGCGTGGCCCTGGCCGGTCGGGACGCCGATGCCAAGGGGTTGGGCGTGGCGGTGGAGATCGCGGACGATCTGCCCGAACGTGTGGACGGGGACCCGGTCAGGTTGCGCCAAGTGCTGCTGAACCTGCTGGTCAACGCCGTCAAGTTCACCGAGACCGGGGGTGTCCGCGTGCATGCGGCGCGCGCCGCGGGTGCGCCGGACCGGCTTCGGGTCGAGGTCGTGGATACCGGCATCGGCATTTCCGCGGAGGTCAAGGCGCGCCTTTTCAAGAGCTTCAGCCAGGCGGACCGGACCACCACACGCCGGTTCGGCGGGACGGGACTGGGACTGGCGATCTGCCGCCGGCTGGTCGAAGCCATGGGCGGGGCGATCGGTGTCGAAAGCGAGCCGGGCGTGGGCTCGACGTTCTGGTTCGAGTTGCCGCTCTCGACGACCGCCGTGGCGGAAATCTCCGTCCCGCATGTGGCGTCCCGCGCCCTCGGTCTGCGCGTGCTGCTCGCGGAGGACAATCCCGAGAACCGGACACTCGCAACCGCCATCCTGCGCAAAGCGGGGCACTCGGTCGCGATCGCCGCAGACGGGGCTGCGGCGGTGAACGCCGCCCAGGGGGGCGGTTATGATCTGGTGTTCATGGATCTGCAGATGCCCGTCATGGATGGCGTCGAGGCGGCCCGCGCGATCCGCGCCTTGCCAGGGGACGCATCGCAAGTTCCCATCGTCGCCCTGACCGCCAACGCGGTGGCCGACGTGGTCGCACGGTGCCAGGCCGCGGGCATGGACGGGTATCTGGCCAAGCCGTATCTGGCGTCGGATCTCCTGGCCGCCGCCAGCCGGTACGGAAGGAAGCGCGCACACGGTGGGACGGGCAAACAGGATTTCGCCTTCGTGCCCTCCTAG